ACGGGGTATTGCCCAACAGCACACCGACGTGCGGGGGCTTGCCGGGGTCGAGCCGCGCTCGAAGCGCGGCCCCCAGCCGGGCTCCGGCCGCGAGGTGGTCGCGCCAGCTGATGAATGAGTCCTCGAAATACACCCCCCGGTCGTCCACCTCGGCCAGCGCGGCCAACAGTCCGGTGACCGTGACCTGTTCGTCGATGAGAGCCGGTGCTGACATAGGCGTCAGATTAATGCTGCAATGGTGCGGTGACTGATATCGAGGCGATAGACGCCATCAAACAGGTCAAGTACCGCTACCTGCGCGCGCTGGACACCAAGCATTGGGACGACTTCGCGGCCACCTTGGCCGAGGACGTCACCGCCGACTACGGCAAGTCGATGGGCAGCGACCACACCTTCACCGACCGCGACTCGCTGGTGGAGTTCATGCGGAACTCGCTGCCGGCAACGATCATCAGCGAGCACCGGGTCAACCACCCCGAGATCACCCTCACCGGGCCGGACGCCGCCACCGGCATCTGGTACCTGCAGGACCGGGTGATCATTCCCGACTACAACCTGATGCTGATCGGCGCCGCGTTCTACCACGACACCTACCGCCGCGCCGCCGACGGCTGGAAGATCAGCTCCACCGGCTACCAGCGCACCTACGACGCCACCATGCCGTTGTCGGATATTCCCGGGTTCAAGGTGACGTTCGGGGAAGCGCTGCACCGCTGAGTCGCCTAGACCGGGGTTTCGGCCAGCTCGCGTCCGATCGCCAGCAGCTGCCCGGTGGCACCCCCGAGCGCGAACTCGGTCTGCTTGGCGGCCAGGAAGTAACGGTGGATCGGATGGTCGGTGTCGATGCCGACCCCGCCGTGGATGTGGACGATGCTGTGCGCCACCCGATGTCCGGCTTCGGCCGCCCAGAACGCGGCCGTGGCCACCTCACTGGCCGCGGGCAGCCCTTCGCCGACCCGCCAGGCCGCCTGGGTCAGCGTGAGTCGCAGGCCCTTCACATCGATGTATCCGTCGGCCAGCCGTTGCGACACAGCCTGGAAGCTGCCGATCGGCTTGTCGAACTGCTCCCGCTCGCGGGCGTATTCAGCGGTCAGGGCCAGACCGCGCTCCAGCACGCCCAACTGGTAGGCGCTGTGGCCCAGCGCCGTCAGGCTGGTCAGGTAGTCGAGCACCTCGGTACCGCCGACGAGGCGGCCGGTCTCCAACTCGGTCCCGGACAGCTCAAGGTGTCCGACACTGCCCAGGCCGGTGGTGGCCAGCGGGGTCACTGTCACGCCCGGGTCGGTGGCGGCCACCAGGAAGACACCGGTGCCGGAATCGGTTTCGGCCGGCACCAGGAAGGCGTCGGCCACCGGCGCGAAGCCGACTTGGGTGCGGGTGCCGGTGAGCCGGAAACCGGAGTCGGTGCCGGCAGCCCGGACCGGGCCCTCGCCCATGTCGCCGTCGAGCGCGGCGGTGAGGATCTTCTCGCCGGCCACAGCCGGTGCACCCCATGCCTGCTGAAGCTCCACGGAGCCGAACTTGGCCAGCGTCCCGGCCGCCAGCACCACCGATGCCAGATAAGGCACCGCGGCCAGCTGGCGTCCCAGCGCGGTCAGGATCGCCGCCTGCTCCAGCACGCCGTACCCGCCGCCACCCAGTGACTCGCTCGCCGCGCTGGACACGACATCGGCGTCGACGAGCTTGCGCCACAGCCCGGTGTCGAAGCGCTGCTCCAACCCGTCCAGCTCGCGCTGGTGCTCGGGGGTGCACACCGCATCGACGATGGTCCCGACCAAGCCTGAGAGATCTTGTGCTGCCTCGGTTGTGGAGAAGTCCATAACGAATCCTTTACCGGTTGCGGGGGAGGCCCAGGGCCACCATGCCGATGATGTCGCGCTGCACCTCGTTGGTGCCGCCGCCGAAGGTCAGGATCAGGCACGCCCGGTGCATGCGCTCCACCCGGCCGCGCAGCAGCGCGCCGGGGGAGTCCTGGCGCACGGTCGCGGCGGTGCCGAGCACCTCCATCAGCAGCCGGTAGGCCTCGGTGGCCAGTTCGGTGCCGAACACCTTGGCCGCCGAAGCGTCCGCCGGGGACGGGGCGGCGTCGGATGCGGACGCCAGCTCCCAGTTGATCAGCTTGAGCACCTCGGCCTTGGCGAGCACCCGGGCCAGGTTGAGCTGCACCCACTGCGCGTCGATGATCCGGTTGCCCTGGGCATCTTTGGTGTTCTGCGCCCAGTCGCGAACCTCGTCGAGCGCGACGATGATCGGCTGCGCCGACACCAGTGCGACCCGCTCGTGGTTGAGCTGGTTGGTCACCAGCTTCCAGCCCGCGTTCTCCTCGCCGACCAGGTTGGCCGCCGGCACCCGAACATCGGAGTAGTAGGTGGCGCTGGTATCCGGACCGGCCATGGTGTGCACCGGTGTCCAGGAGAAACCCTCCGCGCTGGTGGGCACGATCAGCATCGAGATACCACGGTGCTTCTTGGCCTCGGGGTTGGTCCGCGCCGCCAGCCACACGTAGTCGGCGTAGGCGATCAGCGACGTCCACATCTTCTGGCCGTTGATGACGTACTCATCGCCGTCACGGACCGCGGTGGTGCGCAGCGAGGCCAGGTCGGTACCGGCGCCCGGCTCGGAGTAGCCGATCGCGAAATGCAGCTCACCGGCGGCGATCTTGGGCAGGAAGAACTTCTTCTGCTCCTCGGTGCCGAACGCCATGATCGTCGGGGCGACGCTGTTGATGGTCAGAAACGGCACCGGGGCCCCGGCGATCGCGGCCTCATCGGTGAAGATCAGCTGATCCATTGCCGAACGCGCCTGGCCGCCGTACTCCCTGGGCCAGCTCAGCGTCAGCCAGCCGTCTTGACCCATCTGGGCGACGGTGTCGCGATACACGGTTCCGGTGCCGTACTCGCCCTGCGTGGAACTCAAGGCCTCACGACGCTCCGGGGTCATCAGCGTCGTGAAATACGAGCGCAGTTCGCGACGCAGGTCCTCCTGCTCAGCGGTGTAACTGATCTGCATCGGGTCGTCCTTCACTGGTGATCGGGGTCACGATAAAATTCTCGTCGACAGCCCGTTGTAACACGTTCTAGTCGCTAGGGTCCAGTGGCCCTATCTCCTCGTGTACGGCTGCTGTTGGATCGTATGGTGGCATTAGCGGACAACGACGGGCCAAGCTTTGGGCCGTCCCGGGCTTTTCGAGGAGAGCGTCATGCGCGTTGAGGTGGACCTGGATCGTTGCGAGGGCAACGCGATTTGCGTGGGAATCGACCCCGACCTGTTCGAACTGAACGACGATGAGCAGGCCGTCGTCAAGGTCGCGCCGATCCCGGCGGACCGGGAAGCCCACGCCATGCAGGCTATCGCCGAATGCCCCCGGGCCGCGCTGCGCCGGGTCGAGGACTAGTCTGCCACCGGCACGGACTAGAGGTATTCATAACCGCGGTCGACGAGGGCGCCGCGATGGACAGGAGCGGCGTACATGACTGCGAACGACAATGCGACCGATCTGACCGGCAAGGTCGCGGTGGTCACCGGCGCGGCCGCCGGGCTGGGCCGGGCCGAAGCCATCGGGCTGGCCCGCTCCGGGGCGACGGTGGTGGTCAACGACATCGCGTCGGCGCTGGGCGCCTCCGATGTGATCGACCAGATCGCCGCGGCCGGTGGCAAGGGCGTGCCGGTGGCCGGTGACATCAGCCAGCGCTCCACCGCCGACGACCTCGTCAGCACCGCCGACGGCCTGGGCGGGTTGAGCATCGTCGTCAACAATGCCGGAATCACCCGGGACCGGATGCTGTTCAACATGTCCGACGACGACTTTGACGCCGTGATCGCGGTGCACCTGCGCGGGCACTTCCTGCTGACCCGCAACGCGGCCGCCTACTGGCGGCAGAAGGCCAAGGAATCAGGCGGAACCGTATACGGCCGGATCGTCAACACCTCCTCGGAGGCGGGGCTGATGGGGCCGGTGGGGCAAGCCAATTACGGCGCGGCCAAGGCGGGGATCACCGCATTGACGTTGTCCGCGAGCCGGGCCTTGAGCCGCTACGGCGTCACGGCCAACGCGATCTGCCCGCGCGCCCGCACCGCGATGACCGCCGATGTCTTCGGTGAGGCCAAGGTCGGGGATGGCGAGATCGACCCGCTGTCGCCCGAACATGTGGTGACCCTGGTCGGTTTCCTTTCCTCCCCGGCGTCGGCGTCGGTCAATGGCCAGGTGTTCGTGGTCTATGGACCTGAGGTGACGCTGATGGCCGCGCCAACGGTGGAGCGACGGTTCCGCGCCGACGGCGAGGCGTGGGACCCCGCCGGGCTGTCGGACATGCTGGCGAATTACTTCGCCGGCCGGGACCCGGGCCGGACGTTCTCCGCCACCGAATTGATGGACACCGATTAGAAGGCGATGAGAACGCTATTAGAACGCGTTCCAGCGAGGCGTGGGTCACAATGCGCTTGACCAGCATAAATAACCCATGAATATCCGCTAAAGGTGTCCTTTGACACTGCGAACGTGTTCTAGTTAGTATGATCCGGCTCACGCGGGGCAGCGTCTGAATATCGACGAACGATGCCGCCTGCACGACATAGCCGGATACAGTTTTGCGACCGCCGGCAGCCCGGAGGCCCGACTGGGGGAAGGACGAGTCTTGATCGAACAGCTCACGGTTCCGGCTCGGGCCGTGGGCGGTTTCGTAGAGATGTCGCTGGCGACATTCCGGGCGATGTTTCGCCGGCCGTTCCAATACCGTGAGTTCCTCGACCAGACCTGGATGATCGCCCGGGTGTCGCTGGTGCCGACCCTGCTGGTCGCGATCCCCTTCACCGTGCTGGTGGCGTTCACCATCAACATCCTGCTGCGGGAGATCGGCGCCGCCGACCTGTCCGGCGCCGGGACCGCATTCGGCACCATCACCCAGCTGGGCCCGGTGGTCACCGTGCTGGTGGTGGCCGGTGCCGGCGCCACCGCGATCTGCGCGGACCTGGGCGCGCGCACCATCCGCGAAGAGATCGACGCGATGCGGGTGCTCGGCATCGACCCGATCCAGCGGCTGGTGGTACCCCGGGCGCTGGCCTCGACGTTCGTCGCGCTGCTGCTCAACGGCCTGGTGTGCGCGATCGGCCTGGTCGGGGGCTATGTATTCTCCGTCTTTCTGCAGGGCGTCAACCCGGGCGCCTTCATCAACGGGCTGACCGTGCTGACCGGGCTCGGGGAGCTGGTGATGGCCGAGATCAAGGCGCTGCTGTTCGGCACCGCCGCCGGGCTGATCGGGTGCTACCGCGGGCTGACCGCCAAGGGCGGTCCGCAGGGGGTCGGCAACGCGGTCAACGAGACCGTCGTCTACGCCTTCATCTGTCTGTTCGTCATCAACGTCGTCATGACCGCGATCAGCGTGCGGGTGCTGGTCAAATGAGTTACGACGCCACGCTGCGATTCCGGCGGCTGTTCCGGTGGGCGCCCAAGGCCTACGACAACTTCGGCGAGCAGGCCCTGTTCTACGCCGAGTCGATTCGTTACGTGCCCAACGCGCTGACCAAGTACCGCAAGGAAACGGTCCGGCTGATCGCCGAGATCACCATGGGCACCGGCGCGCTGGCGATCATCGGCGGCACGGTCGGGGTGGCCACCTTCTTGACCCTGGCCTCCGGCGGCGTGATCGCGGTGCAGGGATTCTCGTCGCTGGGCAACATCGGCATCGAGGCGTTGACCGGGTTCCTGTCGGCGTTCCTCAACGTGCGCATCGTCGCGCCCGTGGTGGCTGGGATCGCGCTCGCGGCCACCATCGGCGCCGGCACCACCGCCCAGCTCGGCGCCATGCGAGTCGCCGAGGAGATCGACGCCGTCGAATCTATGGCGGTACACGCGGTGTCGTATCTGGTATCCACCCGGCTGGTGGCGGGCCTGATCGCGATCATCCCGCTGTACTCGCTGTCGGTGCTGGCGGCGTTCTTCGCGGCCCGGTCCACCACGGTGTTCATCAACGCGCAGTCGCCCGGCCTTTACGACCACTACTTTGATACCTTCCTTATTCCGACCGACCTACTGTGGTCCTTCCTGCAGGCGATCATCATGTCGATCGCGGTGATGCTGGTGCACACCAACTACGGCTTCAACGCGGCCGGCGGACCCGTCGGCGTGGGTATCGCGGTGGGTCAGGCGGTGCGCACGTCGCTGGTGGTCGTGGTAGTCATTACGTTGTTCGTTTCACTCGCCGTCTACGGCGGGTCCGGTAACTTCAACCTCTCGGGATAGCAAGGACATACGGGTGGAAAACGGATCGAGGCGTACCCAGGTGCGGATTGCCGCGGCAGTCCTGGGTGCGCTCCTGGTTGCCGCCACCGTCTTCACCTATCTGTCCTATGTCTCCGTCTTCAGCTCCACCGATAAGGTCACCGTCACGTCGCCGCGGGCCGGCCTGGTGATGGAGAGGGACGCCAAGGTCAAATACCGCGGTATCCAGATCGGCAAGGTCAAGGAGATCACGTATCAGGGCCAGCAGGCCAAGCTCGCGCTGGCCATCGACAGCGCCGCGATGCGATACATCCCGTCGAACGCCGCCGTGCACATCGCCAGCAACACCATCTTCGGAGCCAAGGCGGTGGAGTTCATTCCGCCGCCGGTGCCGTCGGGTAAGGCATTGCGCAGCGGCGCCGATGTGCAGGCCTCCGACGTGCAGCTGGAAGCCAACACGCTGTTCCAGAAGTTGACCGATCTGCTGGACAAGATCGACCCGGTGCAGCTCAACGGATCTATCAGCGCGCTGGCCGAAGGATTGCGCGGCAACGGCGACAACCTGGGCGCGCTGCTGTCCGGGCTGAACGGCTACCTGGAGAAGCTCAACCCGAAACTGCCGCAGCTCCAGTCGGGTTTCGCCAAGACCGCGGTGGTCGGCAACATCTACGGGGACGCCGCGCCGGATCTGGTGACGATCTTCGACAATGTTCCGACGATCAGCAAGACGCTGGTCGACCAGCGCGACAACCTGAACAAGGCGCTGCTGGCGACCACCGGGCTGGCCAACAACGGCTACGACACGTTCGCGCCGGCCGCTGACGACTTCATCGCCGGCATCACCCGGTTCCGGGCGTTGGGCTCTCTGCTGGCCGAGTACTCGCCGGAGTTCGGCTGCCTGTTCCGGGGAATCCAAGGTGCGCTGGAGAAATTCGGTCCGTCGATCGGTGGCACCAAGCCGGCGCTCTACGTGCACTCCAGCTTCATCCCGGGCGCACCGGCCTACACCTATCCGGAGAGCCTGCCGGTGGCCAACGCGACCGGTGGCCCCAACTGTCGTGGCCTGCCGGACATTCCGAGCAAGCAGTACGGCGGCTCCTGGTTCCGGTCGCCGTTCCTGGTCACCGACAGCGCCTACATCCCGTTTCAGCCGAACACCGAGGTGCAGTTCGACGCCCCCTCCACCGCGCAGTTCCTGTTCAACGGCGCCTACGCGGAACGGGACGAGTACTGATGAACACCCGCGGAACCCTGATCCGGGTCGCCATCTTCACCGCCGCCATGCTGCTGGTCTCGGCAGGGCTGGTGGTGGTGTTCGGCGAGTTCCGGTTCGCGTCCAACCACACCTACCACGCCGACTTCACCACTGCCTCGCGGCTCAAGGGTGGCGAGGACGTGCGGATCGCCGGAATCCCGGTGGGCACGGTGAAGTCGGTCAAGTTGACGCCGGACAACAGCGTCAGCGTCACCTTCGACGTCAACAAGCGCTACCAGCTCTACGACTCGACCCGGGCGCTGATCCGCTACGAGAACCTGGTCGGCGACCGCTATCTGGAGATCGCCTCGGGGGCGGGCGACCTGCGAAAGCTGCCGCCCGGGGGAACCATCGCCCGGGAGCACACTCAGCCGGCGCTGGATCTGGATGCGCTGCTGGGCGGCATGCGCCCGGTGCTCAAGGGCCTGGACGGCAACAAGATCAACGAGATCAGCAACGCGATCATCGAACTGCTGCAGGGCCAGGGCGGCGCCCTGTCGCAGATGCTGGCCAACACGAGTTCGTTCACCACCACGCTGGCCTCCCGCGACCAGCTGATCGGCGACGTGATCAACAATCTCAACACCGTGCTGACCACTGTCGACGACAAGAGCGAGCAGTTCGACGCCACCGTCGACCGGCTGCAGCAACTCATCACCGGCCTGGCGCAGGGCAAGGACGCGATCGCCGGTGCGATCGGACCTTTGGCCAGCGTCGAGACCGACCTCACCGACACCCTGCGCCGCACTCGGCGCCCGCTGCAGGGCGTGATCGAGAACGCCCGGCCGCTGGCCACTGTGCTGGACAAGCGCAAGCAGGAACTCAACGACGTGATCGACCCGCTGGAAGAGAACTACCTGCGGCTCAATGCACTCGGCGCCTACGGCTCGTTCTTCAACATCAATTACTGCACGGTCTCGATGAAGTTCAACGGCCCCGCCGGCAGCGACATCATCTTGCCGATGGGTGGCCAGACCGACACCACCAAGGGGAGGTGCTCTCCTGTCAAGAATTGATCGCGTAAACCCGGTTCGCACCGGAACTTTGGGCATCGCACTGGTGGCATGCCTGCTCTTGGTCTCATTCGGTTACACCAGCCTGCCGTTCTTTCCGCAGGGCAAGATCTACCAGGGCTACTTCGCCGACGCCGGCGGGATCATTCCGGGCAACGACGTCACGGTGTCGGGTATCCGGGTGGGCAAGGTGACCAAGGTGGCGCTGGACGGAGCCAGTGCGAAGATCAGCTTCACCGTCGACCGTGAGGTCCGGGTGGGCGATCAGTCGCTGGCCGCCATCCGCACCGATACCGTGCTGGGCGAGAAAGCACTGTCGGTCACGCCGGGCGGATCCGGCTCGGTCACCACGATCCCGTTGGAACGCACCCGGGCGCCCTACACACTCAACAACGCGCTGCAGGACCTCGGCGGCAACGTCCGCGACCTGGACAAGCCGCGGTTCGAGCAGGCGCTGGGCGTGCTCACCGACTCGATGCGCGATGCGACGCCGCAGTTGCGCGGAGCGCTGGACGGGGTGGCGGCGCTGTCTCGCAGCATCAACCGACGCGACGAAGCGCTGGATCAGTTGCTGAGCCACGCCAAGTCGGTCACCGGGGTGCTGAATCAGCGCGCCGGCCAGGTCAACAGCTTGGTGCTCGACGGCAACCAACTCTTCGCCGCCCTGGACGAGCGCCGGCAGGCTCTCGGTGCGCTGATCGCCGGCATCGACGATGTGTCGCACCAGCTTTCGGGTTTCGTCGGTGACAACCAGAACGAGATCGGGCCGACCCTGAAAAAACTCAACCTGGTGCTGGACAACATGATCGAGCGCAAGGACCGGATCGCCGGGGCGCTGGACCGGTTGCCCGGGTACGCCACCACGCTCGGTGAGGTGGTGGCCTCGGGTCCGGGTTTCCAGATCAACCTCTACGGCCTGCCGCCGCCCACCTTGTCAGAGGTGCTGCTCGACATCTACTTCCAACCCGGGAAGATCCCGGACAGCCTGGCCGACTATCTGCGCGGGATGATCTCCGAGCGCACCGTGATTAAGCCGAAGTCGCCATGACGCGCCCGACCTTGCGGATCGTGCTCGCCGCGGTGCTGGCCGTGCTGCTGGCCGCCGGCGTGTACGTGGTGCTGCCCGCACAGCGCGGCTATCGGATCACCGGCTACTTCGCCTCGGCGGTGGGCCTGTACCCGGGTGACGACGTCCGGGTGGTCGGGGTTCCGGTCGGCCGGATCGAATCGATCGAACCGCGCGCCGAGAACGTCAAGATCACCATGTCGGTGAACCGGGACGTGCCGTTGCCCGCCGATGTGCACGCGGTGATGATCGCGCCGAACATCGTCTCGGCGCGGGTCATTCAGTTGGCTCCGGCCTACACCGGCGGCGAGCGGCTGGCCGAGGGCGCGGTGCTCGACGAAGACCGCACCGCGGTGCCGGTCGAGTGGGACGAGGTCAAGCAGGAGCTGACCCAGCTGAGCGCGCAACTGGCGCCCGAACAGGGCAAGCTCAACGGCGCGCTGAGCACGTTCGTCAACCAGGCCGCCGACACCTTCGACGGCAACGGCGACTCGTTCCGCAGCGCCCTGCGGGAGCTGTCGGCGACCACCGGCCGGCTCGGGGACTCGCGCACCGACCTGTTCGGCACCGTCAAGAACCTGCAGGTGCTGGTCGACGCGCTGTCGGGCAGCAATGAACAGATCGTGCAGTTCACCGACCATGTCGCGGCGGTATCGGCGGTGCTGGCCGACAGCTCTGTCGACCTGGACGTCACGCTGGGCACCCTCAACCAGGCGCTGCGCGACGTGCGGGGCTTCCTGCACGACAACAACGACGCATTGATTGCTCAGGTCAACAAGCTCTCGGAGTTCACCAAGGTCCTCAGTGACCAGAGCGAGAACTTCGAGCAGGCGCTGCACATCACCCCGCACGGCCTGGTCAACTTCTACCAGATCTACAACCCCGCGCAGGGCACCTTGAGCGGCCTGCTGTCCCTGCCCGACTTCGCCAACCCGGTGCAGTTCATCTGCGGCGGTATCTTCGACGTCGGTTCGGTCCCGGACAACTTCAAGCGGGCGGAGATCTGCAAGGAGCGGATGGGCCCGGTCATGCGCAGGTGGGCGATGAACTTCGTGCCGTTCCTGATGCATCCGATCAACTCGATCACCGCCTACAAGGGCCAGATCATCTACGACACCCCGGCGACCGAGGCCAAGGCGCAGACTCCGGTGCCCTATCTGAAGTGGATGCCCGCGCCGGGCGTCACGCCGCCGAACAGCGACGATGTCGCCGCGCTATTCCTGCCGCCGCCGGCGCCGGGTCAGTTGGGCAACGCCCCCGGGCCGACCGGCCCGCAGCAGCCCGGAGCCGGCGCACCACGGGAGGGCGGATGAGTGTGAAATCTGTTGCCCGCGTCGTCAGGCGGGCCGGGCGACGCGGCGCGGCGCTGGGCGCCGGGGCGCTGGTGCTGTCCGGCTGCCAGTTCGGCGGGCTGAACTCGCTGAACATGCCGGGCACCGCCGGCCACGGGCCGGGGTCCTACAGCATCACCGTGCACCTGCCGGATGTGACCACACTGCCGCAGAACTCGCCGGTGATGGTCGACGATGTCACCGTGGGCAGCGTCTCCGGCCTGCAGGCCGTGCAGCAGCCCGACGGCAGCTTCTACGCGGCGGTCAAACTGTCGCTGGACGCCCAAGTCACGCTGCCGGCCAACGCCACCGCCAAGGTCGCCCAGACCTCGCTGCTGGGATCCCAGCACATCGAGCTCTCCGAACCGCACGACGAACCCGCGGTCGGCAGGCTCGCGCCCGGCGATCAGATTCCGCTGAGCCGGACCGGTCGCTACCCCAGCACCGAAGAAGTGCTGTCGTCGCTGGGTGTGGTGGTGAACCAGGGCAATCTCGGTGCGCTGCAAGACATCACCGACGAGGCGTACGCCGCGGTCGCCGGCCGGGCCGGCACCTTCGCCGGGCTGATACCCCGGCTGGTCGAGCTCACCGCGTCGCTGGACCGTCAGGCCCACGACATCATCGCCGCCGCCGAGGGCCTGAACCGGATCGGGGTGACGCTGGCGCGCAGCGCCCCCAGTCTGGCGCGGGCGCTGGAGACCATGCCGGCCGCGCTGCAGGTACTCAA
This is a stretch of genomic DNA from Mycolicibacter terrae. It encodes these proteins:
- a CDS encoding nuclear transport factor 2 family protein, encoding MTDIEAIDAIKQVKYRYLRALDTKHWDDFAATLAEDVTADYGKSMGSDHTFTDRDSLVEFMRNSLPATIISEHRVNHPEITLTGPDAATGIWYLQDRVIIPDYNLMLIGAAFYHDTYRRAADGWKISSTGYQRTYDATMPLSDIPGFKVTFGEALHR
- a CDS encoding acyl-CoA dehydrogenase family protein encodes the protein MDFSTTEAAQDLSGLVGTIVDAVCTPEHQRELDGLEQRFDTGLWRKLVDADVVSSAASESLGGGGYGVLEQAAILTALGRQLAAVPYLASVVLAAGTLAKFGSVELQQAWGAPAVAGEKILTAALDGDMGEGPVRAAGTDSGFRLTGTRTQVGFAPVADAFLVPAETDSGTGVFLVAATDPGVTVTPLATTGLGSVGHLELSGTELETGRLVGGTEVLDYLTSLTALGHSAYQLGVLERGLALTAEYAREREQFDKPIGSFQAVSQRLADGYIDVKGLRLTLTQAAWRVGEGLPAASEVATAAFWAAEAGHRVAHSIVHIHGGVGIDTDHPIHRYFLAAKQTEFALGGATGQLLAIGRELAETPV
- a CDS encoding acyl-CoA dehydrogenase family protein gives rise to the protein MQISYTAEQEDLRRELRSYFTTLMTPERREALSSTQGEYGTGTVYRDTVAQMGQDGWLTLSWPREYGGQARSAMDQLIFTDEAAIAGAPVPFLTINSVAPTIMAFGTEEQKKFFLPKIAAGELHFAIGYSEPGAGTDLASLRTTAVRDGDEYVINGQKMWTSLIAYADYVWLAARTNPEAKKHRGISMLIVPTSAEGFSWTPVHTMAGPDTSATYYSDVRVPAANLVGEENAGWKLVTNQLNHERVALVSAQPIIVALDEVRDWAQNTKDAQGNRIIDAQWVQLNLARVLAKAEVLKLINWELASASDAAPSPADASAAKVFGTELATEAYRLLMEVLGTAATVRQDSPGALLRGRVERMHRACLILTFGGGTNEVQRDIIGMVALGLPRNR
- a CDS encoding ferredoxin; its protein translation is MRVEVDLDRCEGNAICVGIDPDLFELNDDEQAVVKVAPIPADREAHAMQAIAECPRAALRRVED
- a CDS encoding 3-oxoacyl-ACP reductase, with translation MTANDNATDLTGKVAVVTGAAAGLGRAEAIGLARSGATVVVNDIASALGASDVIDQIAAAGGKGVPVAGDISQRSTADDLVSTADGLGGLSIVVNNAGITRDRMLFNMSDDDFDAVIAVHLRGHFLLTRNAAAYWRQKAKESGGTVYGRIVNTSSEAGLMGPVGQANYGAAKAGITALTLSASRALSRYGVTANAICPRARTAMTADVFGEAKVGDGEIDPLSPEHVVTLVGFLSSPASASVNGQVFVVYGPEVTLMAAPTVERRFRADGEAWDPAGLSDMLANYFAGRDPGRTFSATELMDTD
- a CDS encoding MlaE family ABC transporter permease, producing the protein MIEQLTVPARAVGGFVEMSLATFRAMFRRPFQYREFLDQTWMIARVSLVPTLLVAIPFTVLVAFTINILLREIGAADLSGAGTAFGTITQLGPVVTVLVVAGAGATAICADLGARTIREEIDAMRVLGIDPIQRLVVPRALASTFVALLLNGLVCAIGLVGGYVFSVFLQGVNPGAFINGLTVLTGLGELVMAEIKALLFGTAAGLIGCYRGLTAKGGPQGVGNAVNETVVYAFICLFVINVVMTAISVRVLVK
- a CDS encoding ABC transporter permease — translated: MSYDATLRFRRLFRWAPKAYDNFGEQALFYAESIRYVPNALTKYRKETVRLIAEITMGTGALAIIGGTVGVATFLTLASGGVIAVQGFSSLGNIGIEALTGFLSAFLNVRIVAPVVAGIALAATIGAGTTAQLGAMRVAEEIDAVESMAVHAVSYLVSTRLVAGLIAIIPLYSLSVLAAFFAARSTTVFINAQSPGLYDHYFDTFLIPTDLLWSFLQAIIMSIAVMLVHTNYGFNAAGGPVGVGIAVGQAVRTSLVVVVVITLFVSLAVYGGSGNFNLSG
- a CDS encoding MCE family protein, giving the protein MENGSRRTQVRIAAAVLGALLVAATVFTYLSYVSVFSSTDKVTVTSPRAGLVMERDAKVKYRGIQIGKVKEITYQGQQAKLALAIDSAAMRYIPSNAAVHIASNTIFGAKAVEFIPPPVPSGKALRSGADVQASDVQLEANTLFQKLTDLLDKIDPVQLNGSISALAEGLRGNGDNLGALLSGLNGYLEKLNPKLPQLQSGFAKTAVVGNIYGDAAPDLVTIFDNVPTISKTLVDQRDNLNKALLATTGLANNGYDTFAPAADDFIAGITRFRALGSLLAEYSPEFGCLFRGIQGALEKFGPSIGGTKPALYVHSSFIPGAPAYTYPESLPVANATGGPNCRGLPDIPSKQYGGSWFRSPFLVTDSAYIPFQPNTEVQFDAPSTAQFLFNGAYAERDEY
- a CDS encoding MCE family protein; this translates as MNTRGTLIRVAIFTAAMLLVSAGLVVVFGEFRFASNHTYHADFTTASRLKGGEDVRIAGIPVGTVKSVKLTPDNSVSVTFDVNKRYQLYDSTRALIRYENLVGDRYLEIASGAGDLRKLPPGGTIAREHTQPALDLDALLGGMRPVLKGLDGNKINEISNAIIELLQGQGGALSQMLANTSSFTTTLASRDQLIGDVINNLNTVLTTVDDKSEQFDATVDRLQQLITGLAQGKDAIAGAIGPLASVETDLTDTLRRTRRPLQGVIENARPLATVLDKRKQELNDVIDPLEENYLRLNALGAYGSFFNINYCTVSMKFNGPAGSDIILPMGGQTDTTKGRCSPVKN
- a CDS encoding MCE family protein; this translates as MSRIDRVNPVRTGTLGIALVACLLLVSFGYTSLPFFPQGKIYQGYFADAGGIIPGNDVTVSGIRVGKVTKVALDGASAKISFTVDREVRVGDQSLAAIRTDTVLGEKALSVTPGGSGSVTTIPLERTRAPYTLNNALQDLGGNVRDLDKPRFEQALGVLTDSMRDATPQLRGALDGVAALSRSINRRDEALDQLLSHAKSVTGVLNQRAGQVNSLVLDGNQLFAALDERRQALGALIAGIDDVSHQLSGFVGDNQNEIGPTLKKLNLVLDNMIERKDRIAGALDRLPGYATTLGEVVASGPGFQINLYGLPPPTLSEVLLDIYFQPGKIPDSLADYLRGMISERTVIKPKSP
- a CDS encoding MCE family protein produces the protein MTRPTLRIVLAAVLAVLLAAGVYVVLPAQRGYRITGYFASAVGLYPGDDVRVVGVPVGRIESIEPRAENVKITMSVNRDVPLPADVHAVMIAPNIVSARVIQLAPAYTGGERLAEGAVLDEDRTAVPVEWDEVKQELTQLSAQLAPEQGKLNGALSTFVNQAADTFDGNGDSFRSALRELSATTGRLGDSRTDLFGTVKNLQVLVDALSGSNEQIVQFTDHVAAVSAVLADSSVDLDVTLGTLNQALRDVRGFLHDNNDALIAQVNKLSEFTKVLSDQSENFEQALHITPHGLVNFYQIYNPAQGTLSGLLSLPDFANPVQFICGGIFDVGSVPDNFKRAEICKERMGPVMRRWAMNFVPFLMHPINSITAYKGQIIYDTPATEAKAQTPVPYLKWMPAPGVTPPNSDDVAALFLPPPAPGQLGNAPGPTGPQQPGAGAPREGG